In one Musa acuminata AAA Group cultivar baxijiao chromosome BXJ2-5, Cavendish_Baxijiao_AAA, whole genome shotgun sequence genomic region, the following are encoded:
- the LOC103984387 gene encoding dof zinc finger protein DOF5.1-like isoform X2 — MHDSRQQAHQLGGGYGGGGSELPQLAPPPGLVGAPRGTVSSIRPGSMAARARLAKMAQPEQALKCPRCDSTNTKFCYFNNYSLSQPRHFCKTCRRYWTRGGALRNVPVGGCCRRKKRTKCGDSSSSSKSSVTSAGRQSGATTSSTTLQPQPLPTTSLHPLPDCRAPNVGSSFAGIQSSDAVDYQMSGNGSVGLENSRLHNQIQQFPPFMGGMEPPPPRPPPPPSVPSLAPVPSLYPSFIQEDSELDGRSFASPLQSKVLGSGLLMQLASVKMDDSAQELTLPRPLSGGFRDELIWGGSSGGWATCFSSFNSPSNDNFM; from the exons ATGCATGATTCAAGA CAACAAGCTCATCAGCTGGGCGGCGGTTATGGTGGCGGAGGAAGCGAGCTTCCCCAGCTTGCACCACCACCTGGCCTGGTGGGAGCACCGCGCGGGACGGTCAGCTCGATCAGGCCAGGGTCGATGGCCGCACGAGCTCGGCTGGCGAAGATGGCGCAGCCGGAACAAGCGCTCAAGTGCCCGCGGTGCGACTCCAcgaacaccaagttctgctacttcaACAACTACTCCTTGTCGCAGCCCCGGCATTTCTGTAAGACGTGCCGGCGTTACTGGACACGCGGGGGTGCCCTCCGCAACGTACCCGTCGGCGGTTGCTGCCGTAGGAAGAAGAGGACCAAGTGTGGCGATAGCAGCAGCTCCTCGAAGTCCTCCGTTACTTCCGCCGGCCGCCAGAGTGGTGCAACGACATCCAGTACCACCCTGCAGCCGCAGCCGCTACCTACCACCTCGTTGCACCCGCTTCCGGACTGCAGGGCTCCTAACGTAGGTTCGAGTTTCGCCGGGATTCAATCCTCTGATGCAGTCGACTATCAGATGAGTGGTAATGGTAGTGTCGGGCTGGAGAATTCAAGGCTCCATAATCAAATCCAGCAATTCCCTCCATTCATGGGTGGAATggagcctcctcctcctcgtcctcctccaccaccgtcAGTGCCATCATTGGCACCAGTTCCAAGCTTATACCCCTCCTTCATTCAAGAAGACAGTGAGCTGGACGGCAGGTCATTTGCGTCGCCACTTCAAAGCAAAGTACTCGGCTCCGGGCTTCTCATGCAGCTGGCTTCGGTGAAGATGGATGATAGCGCACAAGAGCTTACTCTTCCAAGACCGCTTTCGGGTGGCTTCAGGGATGAACTCATCTGGGGTGGCAGCAGTGGTGGATGGGCAACATGTTTCTCCAGCTTCAACTCTCCATCTAATGACAATTTCATGTAA
- the LOC103984155 gene encoding large ribosomal subunit protein eL36y, whose protein sequence is MAPPQSNTGLFVGLNKGHIVTKRELAPRPSSRKGKTSKRVHFVRNIIREVAGFAPYEKRITELLKVGKDKRALKVAKRKLGTHKRAKKKREEMANVLRKMRSAGVSDKKK, encoded by the exons ATGGCTCCTCCACAGTCGAACACCGGCCTATTTGTTGGCCTGAACAAGGGTCATATTGTTACCAAGCGGGAACTGGCTCCTCGCCCTTCTAGCAGAAAGGGG AAGACAAGCAAAAGAGTGCATTTCGTCAGAAATATAATCCGTGAAGTTGCTGGATTTGCTCCTTATGAGAAGAGGATTACTGAGCTCCTTAAAGTCGGGAAGGACAAGCGAGCATTGAAAGTAGCAAAGCGCAAGTTGGGTACACACAAGAGGGCCAAGAAGAAGCGTGAGGAGATGGCCAACGTTCTGAGGAAAATGAG GTCTGCTGGAGTGAGCGATAAAAAGAAGTAA
- the LOC103984387 gene encoding dof zinc finger protein DOF5.1-like isoform X1 translates to MVFPSFPVYLDPPYWNQQQAHQLGGGYGGGGSELPQLAPPPGLVGAPRGTVSSIRPGSMAARARLAKMAQPEQALKCPRCDSTNTKFCYFNNYSLSQPRHFCKTCRRYWTRGGALRNVPVGGCCRRKKRTKCGDSSSSSKSSVTSAGRQSGATTSSTTLQPQPLPTTSLHPLPDCRAPNVGSSFAGIQSSDAVDYQMSGNGSVGLENSRLHNQIQQFPPFMGGMEPPPPRPPPPPSVPSLAPVPSLYPSFIQEDSELDGRSFASPLQSKVLGSGLLMQLASVKMDDSAQELTLPRPLSGGFRDELIWGGSSGGWATCFSSFNSPSNDNFM, encoded by the exons ATGGTCTTTCCATCTTTTCCTGTCTATCTAGATCCACCTTACTGGAACCAG CAACAAGCTCATCAGCTGGGCGGCGGTTATGGTGGCGGAGGAAGCGAGCTTCCCCAGCTTGCACCACCACCTGGCCTGGTGGGAGCACCGCGCGGGACGGTCAGCTCGATCAGGCCAGGGTCGATGGCCGCACGAGCTCGGCTGGCGAAGATGGCGCAGCCGGAACAAGCGCTCAAGTGCCCGCGGTGCGACTCCAcgaacaccaagttctgctacttcaACAACTACTCCTTGTCGCAGCCCCGGCATTTCTGTAAGACGTGCCGGCGTTACTGGACACGCGGGGGTGCCCTCCGCAACGTACCCGTCGGCGGTTGCTGCCGTAGGAAGAAGAGGACCAAGTGTGGCGATAGCAGCAGCTCCTCGAAGTCCTCCGTTACTTCCGCCGGCCGCCAGAGTGGTGCAACGACATCCAGTACCACCCTGCAGCCGCAGCCGCTACCTACCACCTCGTTGCACCCGCTTCCGGACTGCAGGGCTCCTAACGTAGGTTCGAGTTTCGCCGGGATTCAATCCTCTGATGCAGTCGACTATCAGATGAGTGGTAATGGTAGTGTCGGGCTGGAGAATTCAAGGCTCCATAATCAAATCCAGCAATTCCCTCCATTCATGGGTGGAATggagcctcctcctcctcgtcctcctccaccaccgtcAGTGCCATCATTGGCACCAGTTCCAAGCTTATACCCCTCCTTCATTCAAGAAGACAGTGAGCTGGACGGCAGGTCATTTGCGTCGCCACTTCAAAGCAAAGTACTCGGCTCCGGGCTTCTCATGCAGCTGGCTTCGGTGAAGATGGATGATAGCGCACAAGAGCTTACTCTTCCAAGACCGCTTTCGGGTGGCTTCAGGGATGAACTCATCTGGGGTGGCAGCAGTGGTGGATGGGCAACATGTTTCTCCAGCTTCAACTCTCCATCTAATGACAATTTCATGTAA
- the LOC103984156 gene encoding protein spotted leaf 11, giving the protein MEEGENEAAVLAAAAAAAGSVVESLMAAVEEIAAISDYRNAYKKQFCNLSRRIKLLAPMFEELKESKDPIPPRAVRALEKLNGALDSAKDLLRLGSEGSKIFLVLERDRIMERFQEITSQLEVALNEISFNEIDISDEVKEQVELVHAQFKRAKERIDTTDPELYADLSSVCHMNADARIDSPILKRLAEKLQMMTISDLKQESLALHEMVDASGDPGEVIEKMSMLLKRIKDFVQTQKPEMGTPMSAMVIPSHGTSKTPVVPDDYRCPISLELMGDPVIVSTGQTYEREFIKKWLEAGHNTCPKTQQRLSSTSLTPNYVLRSLIAQWCEANGMDPPKLPARTGKPLSVCSAGEHAKVVDLLHKLSSQNLEDQRSAAGELRLLAKRNTDNRICIAEAGAIPLLVNLLSMQDVRTQEHAVTALLNLSIYEENKGKIIVSGAVPGIVHVLKRGSMEARENAAATLFSLSVVDRNKVIIGESGAIPPLVLLLSEGSQRGKKDAATALFNLCIYQGNKGKAVRAGVIHTLMGLLTDPEGAMMDEALAIMAILSSHPDGKAAIRAVEALPMLVKVIRSGSPRNKENAAAVLVHLCNGEQQQQHLAELQEQGMMVPLQEMVESGTNRGKRKAAQLLEQMTRFLELQKKAEAQAQAQAQAQAWTQAPVDQSMDTASSAFTVL; this is encoded by the exons ATGGAAGAAGGAGAGAATGAAGCGGCAGtgctggcggcggcggcggcggcggcaggaaGTGTGGTGGAGAGTCTGatggcggcggtggaggagatcGCCGCCATCTCGGACTACCGGAATGCCTACAAGAAACAGTTTTGCAACCTCTCGCGGCGGATCAAACTGCTGGCGCCCATGTTCGAGGAACTCAAGGAGAGCAAGGATCCGATCCCCCCTCGGGCGGTCAGAGCTCTTGAGAAGCTCAACGGGGCTCTCGATTCGGCCAAGGACCTCCTCCGGTTGGGGAGCGAAGGGAGCAAGATCTTCCTG GTCCTGGAGCGAGATAGAATAATGGAAAGATTCCAAGAAATTACATCTCAACTTGAAGTGGCATTAAATGAAATTTCCTTTAATGAGATTGACATATCAGATGAAGTAAAAGAACAG GTTGAGCTCGTGCATGCCCAGTTTAAAAGAGCCAAAGAACGGATCGATACTACTGATCCTGAATTGTATGCTGATTTGTCAAGTGTTTGTCATATGAATGCTGACGCCAGAATAGATTCTCCCATCCTGAAGAGATTGGCAGAAAAATTACAGATGATGACCATATCAGACCTCAAGCAAGAATCACTTGCCTTGCATGAGATGGTTGATGCCAGTGGTGATCCTGGAGAAGTTATTGAAAAGATGTCAATGCTGCTAAAAAGGATTAAGGATTTTGTCCAGACTCAAAAACCAGAAATGGGCACTCCAATGAGTGCCATGGTTATTCCTTCTCATGGAACAAGTAAAACTCCTGTTGTTCCTGATGACTACCGTTGTCCTATATCCCTTGAACTGATGGGAGATCCAGTGATTGTGTCCACTGGACAG acttaTGAACGGGAGTTCATTAAGAAATGGCTGGAAGCAGGGCACAACACATGCCCAAAAACACAACAGAGACTATCCAGTACCTCACTGACCCCAAACTATGTCCTTCGCAGCTTGATAGCTCAGTGGTGTGAGGCTAATGGCATGGATCCTCCCAAGCTCCCAGCTAGAACTGGCAAGCCTCTGTCAGTTTGCTCTGCAGGTGAACATGCTAAGGTTGTTGATCTTCTTCACAAGCTATCATCACAAAACCTTGAGGACCAACGATCAGCTGCCGGCGAACTTCGCCTTCTTGCAAAGCGGAATACTGACAATAGGATCTGCATAGCGGAGGCTGGTGCCATACCTCTTCTTGTGAATTTGCTATCTATGCAGGATGTGCGCACACAGGAGCATGCTGTTACTGCACTTTTGAACCTCTCTATCTATGAGGAGAACAAGGGAAAGATAATTGTCTCTGGTGCTGTACCTGGTATAGTGCATGTTCTTAAGAGGGGCAGCATGGAAGCACGCGAGAATGCTGCAGCAACACTCTTCAGCCTCTCAGTGGTGGACCGGAATAAAGTCATAATTGGTGAGTCAGGAGCAATCCCCCCTCTTGTTTTGCTGCTAAGTGAAGGCAGCCAAAGGGGCAAGAAGGATGCTGCAACGGCACTTTTCAACCTGTGCATTTACCAGGGTAACAAAGGAAAGGCTGTGAGGGCTGGGGTGATACATACACTAATGGGACTCTTGACAGATCCAGAAGGAGCTATGATGGATGAAGCACTAGCTATCATGGCGATACTCTCAAGTCATCCTGATGGGAAGGCAGCAATCAGGGCCGTGGAGGCATTGCCAATGCTGGTAAAGGTGATAAGAAGTGGGTCACCCAGGAACAAGGAAAATGCAGCAGCTGTCTTGGTGCATCTCTGTAATggggagcagcagcagcaacatctTGCTGAGTTGCAGGAGCAAGGGATGATGGTTCCCTTGCAGGAAATGGTAGAAAGTGGCACCAATAGAGGCAAGAGAAAGGCTGCACAATTGCTCGAGCAAATGACCAGGTTCCTGGAGCTGCAGAAGAAAGCGGAAGCTCAAGCTCAAGCTCAAGCTCAGGCTCAAGCTTGGACACAGGCACCAGTGGACCAGTCAATGGATACAGCTTCATCAGCTTTTACCGTTCTATAG